In a single window of the Pandoraea pulmonicola genome:
- the cobA gene encoding uroporphyrinogen-III C-methyltransferase has product MKPGKVTLLSAGPGALDLLTLRAARVLGDADVLLVDDLANPEIATLAPQARVIAVGKRGGCRSTPQAFIERLMCRLARRGAHVVRVKGGDALMFGRAGEEMAALRRAGVPVEIVNGVSAAFAAAAGLGMSLTHRDHCAGVTFVTAHRQDGSAPNWAALAATGTTLAVYMGLQRVETLTETLLEHLATTTPAAAVQWAGTPQERRVVTSLGRLAADVRAAGFTSPAVLLVGGAVGEAACAVGPEAATPGAHMADARPRADDVIAQAA; this is encoded by the coding sequence ATGAAGCCAGGCAAGGTCACCCTGCTCAGCGCCGGACCCGGCGCACTGGATCTGCTCACGTTGCGCGCGGCGCGCGTGCTGGGCGACGCGGACGTGCTGCTCGTCGACGATCTGGCCAACCCGGAGATCGCCACGCTCGCGCCGCAAGCCCGCGTGATTGCCGTGGGCAAGCGCGGCGGTTGCCGCTCGACGCCGCAGGCGTTCATCGAACGACTGATGTGCCGCCTCGCCCGGCGCGGCGCGCATGTGGTGCGGGTGAAGGGCGGCGACGCGTTGATGTTCGGCCGTGCGGGCGAGGAAATGGCGGCGCTGCGTCGTGCGGGCGTGCCGGTGGAGATCGTGAACGGCGTATCGGCAGCGTTCGCCGCTGCCGCGGGTCTCGGCATGTCGCTCACGCATCGCGATCACTGCGCCGGCGTGACCTTCGTTACCGCGCATCGTCAGGACGGCAGCGCGCCGAACTGGGCGGCGCTCGCGGCCACGGGCACCACGCTTGCCGTCTACATGGGGTTGCAGCGGGTGGAGACGCTGACCGAAACGTTGCTGGAACATCTGGCGACGACGACGCCCGCCGCAGCGGTGCAATGGGCCGGCACGCCGCAGGAGCGGCGCGTGGTCACGTCGCTGGGGCGACTGGCCGCCGACGTGCGTGCCGCCGGCTTCACGAGCCCGGCCGTCCTGCTCGTGGGCGGTGCGGTCGGTGAGGCGGCGTGCGCGGTTGGCCCCGAGGCGGCGACGCCTGGCGCGCACATGGCGGATGCGAGACCGAGGGCGGACGACGTCATCGCGCAGGCCGCCTGA
- a CDS encoding nitrate reductase, with amino-acid sequence MNTITQTTCCYCGVGCGMLVESDGERIVGVRGDPAHPANRGRLCSKGMTLPMTARSLTGRVLMPEMRATRDVGRAPVAWDDALDMVASRLADVIRRHGPDAVAFYVSGQLLTEDYYVFNKLAKGLVRTNNIDTNSRLCMSSAVSAYKMALGADGPPTCYDDLEAARTVLFAGSNMAYAHPVLFRRLEAAKVADPSIRWIVVDPRRTDTAAMADLHLPIVPGTDVALFHGMLHHLIWEGRIDRQYIDAHTEGFDALKRVLRAYAPQQVADICGIDEAALRQAADWFGESPAALSLYCMGLNQSSHGTEKNLALIHLHLATGQIGRAGAGPFSLTGQPNAMGGREVGGLATMLAAHREIGNAAHRAEVERFWGVEGLSDRPGLPAVEMFDAVRDGRIKAIWIACTNPVHSMPDSARVREALASAEFVVVQEVFHQTDTVPYADVLLPATSWGEKAGTVTNSERRISRVRAAVPAPGEARADWWIAGEVARRLAPMLDAAPEPFAFACAEAIFDEHRALTVGRDLDIGGLDYALLEQRGPQQWPFPAGASQGLARRYEDGVFATADGRARFHAFEYRPVAEPIDARHPLRLITGRLRDQWHGMSRTGRVGQLFEHAPEPTLTMHPADAARRSLRAGDFVRLSSRRGERVLTLAVSDDVASGTVFVPMHWSGQFLGGGGVNDTTTGAVDPYSKQPELKHAAVRVDAVVLPWRVAAVRRGDALRLHAAVQPLLAARRFASVRLEGDDRLVVTAADDRPDADWLECLHAALDLPRDESLLEYRDACRAMTKRVAWRETLIDGVLVAGSEADVAGAASLLARVREASPWTRARHAVFVADSGPAAPRDLTVCQCMQVKASSIAAAIATGADVARLKATLGCGTVCGSCMPELQRMCAATADAVTPRLAASEA; translated from the coding sequence ATGAACACCATCACGCAAACCACCTGCTGCTACTGCGGCGTCGGTTGCGGCATGCTCGTCGAGAGCGATGGCGAGCGCATCGTCGGCGTGCGTGGCGATCCGGCGCATCCGGCCAATCGAGGGCGTCTGTGCAGCAAGGGCATGACATTGCCGATGACGGCGCGGTCGTTGACCGGCCGCGTGCTCATGCCCGAAATGCGTGCCACGCGCGATGTCGGGCGAGCCCCCGTTGCGTGGGACGACGCACTCGACATGGTGGCGTCGCGCCTTGCCGACGTCATCCGCCGCCATGGGCCCGACGCCGTGGCGTTCTATGTCTCGGGGCAACTGCTCACCGAGGACTATTACGTCTTCAACAAGCTCGCCAAGGGGCTGGTGCGCACCAACAACATCGACACCAATTCCCGGTTGTGCATGTCGAGTGCGGTGAGCGCCTACAAGATGGCGCTCGGCGCGGACGGCCCACCGACGTGCTACGACGATCTCGAAGCCGCGCGCACGGTGCTCTTCGCGGGCAGCAACATGGCGTATGCGCATCCGGTGCTGTTCCGGCGTCTGGAGGCGGCGAAGGTCGCCGATCCGTCGATCCGCTGGATAGTGGTGGACCCGCGCCGCACCGATACGGCCGCGATGGCCGACCTCCATCTGCCCATCGTGCCGGGCACCGACGTGGCGCTCTTTCACGGCATGCTGCACCACTTGATCTGGGAAGGGCGCATCGACCGTCAATACATCGACGCGCATACCGAAGGGTTCGACGCCCTCAAGCGAGTGCTGCGTGCCTATGCGCCGCAACAGGTGGCGGACATCTGCGGCATCGACGAAGCCGCGCTGCGCCAGGCGGCCGACTGGTTCGGCGAAAGCCCGGCGGCGCTCTCGCTCTACTGCATGGGGCTCAATCAATCGAGCCACGGTACGGAGAAGAATCTCGCGCTCATCCATCTGCATCTCGCCACCGGGCAGATCGGTCGCGCCGGCGCCGGCCCGTTCTCGCTCACCGGTCAGCCCAACGCCATGGGCGGGCGCGAAGTCGGTGGGCTGGCGACGATGCTCGCGGCGCATCGCGAGATCGGCAATGCCGCGCATCGGGCGGAGGTCGAGCGGTTCTGGGGGGTAGAGGGGCTGTCGGATCGGCCCGGCCTGCCGGCCGTCGAGATGTTCGACGCGGTGCGCGACGGGCGCATCAAGGCGATCTGGATCGCCTGCACGAACCCAGTGCACTCGATGCCGGACAGCGCACGGGTGCGGGAAGCGCTGGCGTCGGCGGAGTTCGTCGTGGTGCAGGAGGTGTTTCACCAGACCGACACGGTGCCTTATGCCGACGTTCTGCTGCCCGCGACGAGCTGGGGCGAGAAGGCCGGCACCGTCACGAACTCCGAGCGGCGCATCTCGCGTGTGCGCGCGGCGGTGCCCGCTCCCGGGGAGGCCCGCGCCGACTGGTGGATCGCCGGCGAAGTCGCGCGTCGTTTGGCGCCCATGCTGGACGCGGCGCCCGAACCGTTCGCGTTCGCTTGCGCCGAGGCGATTTTCGACGAGCATCGCGCGCTCACCGTCGGCCGCGATCTCGATATCGGCGGGCTCGACTATGCGCTGCTGGAGCAACGCGGGCCGCAGCAGTGGCCGTTTCCGGCCGGGGCGTCGCAGGGGCTCGCCCGCCGTTATGAAGACGGGGTGTTCGCCACCGCAGACGGACGCGCCCGCTTTCACGCGTTCGAATACCGGCCCGTGGCCGAGCCGATCGATGCGCGGCATCCGTTGCGGCTCATCACGGGCCGCTTGCGCGATCAGTGGCACGGCATGAGCCGCACCGGACGCGTCGGTCAACTCTTCGAGCACGCGCCGGAACCGACGCTCACGATGCATCCGGCGGACGCCGCGCGCCGCAGTCTTCGCGCAGGGGACTTCGTGCGGCTCTCCAGTCGTCGCGGGGAACGGGTGCTGACGCTCGCGGTGAGCGACGACGTCGCCTCCGGCACGGTGTTCGTGCCCATGCACTGGAGCGGGCAGTTCCTCGGTGGCGGTGGCGTGAACGACACCACGACAGGCGCTGTCGATCCGTATTCGAAGCAGCCGGAACTCAAGCATGCGGCCGTGCGCGTCGACGCGGTGGTGCTGCCGTGGCGGGTGGCGGCGGTGCGGCGCGGCGACGCGCTGCGCCTTCATGCGGCCGTGCAGCCGTTGCTCGCCGCGCGGCGTTTCGCCTCGGTGCGCCTGGAAGGCGACGATCGCCTCGTGGTGACGGCGGCCGACGATCGGCCCGACGCCGACTGGCTCGAATGTCTGCACGCCGCGCTCGATCTGCCGCGCGACGAATCGCTGCTCGAATATCGCGACGCCTGTCGGGCGATGACCAAGCGCGTGGCATGGCGCGAGACGCTCATCGACGGCGTGCTCGTCGCGGGCAGCGAGGCGGACGTGGCGGGGGCGGCGTCGCTGCTGGCGCGGGTGCGCGAGGCGTCGCCCTGGACGCGGGCGCGGCACGCCGTCTTCGTTGCCGACAGCGGCCCGGCGGCGCCGCGCGACCTGACCGTGTGTCAGTGCATGCAGGTCAAGGCGTCGAGCATCGCGGCGGCCATTGCGACAGGGGCGGACGTCGCCAGACTCAAGGCGACGCTCGGCTGCGGCACGGTGTGCGGTTCCTGCATGCCCGAGCTGCAGCGTATGTGCGCGGCAACGGCCGACGCAGTGACGCCGCGGCTCGCGGCTAGCGAGGCATGA
- the nirD gene encoding nitrite reductase small subunit NirD, with the protein MTPSEPIWLHVCDIDAIPRLGSRVMPHAGGDIALFRTEGDKVFALRDKCPHKGGALSQGIVHGERVTCPLHAWNIELATGQACAPDVGCAQRFPVRIEAGEVYLSVDDAAPGVAVESAAAA; encoded by the coding sequence ATGACGCCATCCGAACCGATCTGGCTGCACGTGTGCGACATCGACGCGATCCCGCGACTGGGCTCGCGCGTCATGCCGCATGCTGGTGGCGACATCGCGCTGTTCCGCACCGAAGGCGACAAGGTCTTCGCGCTGCGCGACAAGTGCCCGCACAAGGGCGGCGCGCTCTCGCAGGGCATCGTGCACGGCGAGCGGGTGACGTGCCCGCTGCACGCCTGGAACATCGAGCTGGCGACCGGGCAGGCGTGTGCGCCGGACGTCGGTTGCGCGCAGCGCTTCCCCGTGCGGATCGAGGCGGGTGAGGTGTATCTGTCGGTGGACGACGCGGCGCCCGGCGTGGCGGTCGAGTCGGCCGCCGCCGCGTGA
- the nirB gene encoding nitrite reductase large subunit NirB — MRKPRLVVIGNGMAGIRTLEELLEIAPNQYDITVFGAEPHPNYNRILLSPVLAGEQSFADIVLNPLDWYASQGITLHLGKEVTQIDRPRRVVRCADGTEAPYDRLLIATGSSPFILPVPGKDLDGVISYRDIRDTEVMIETARVKRHAVVIGGGLLGLEAANGLKLRGMDVTVVHLADTLLERQLDGTAGKLLQQSLEARGLTFRLSHQTSAILDDGHGRVSGVRFSNGEEIAADLVVMAAGIRPNTALAEAAGLYCSRGIVVSDTLQTYDPRIYAVGECVNHRGVAYGLVAPLFEQAKVCANHLALMGIGSYRGSVLSTKLKVTGIDLFSAGDFLGGEGTEEIVLSDPASGVYKKLVIRDDKLVGACLYGDTADGAWYFKLLREGRTLGGLRERIMFGESSVGDVGTQGQNRAAAMADTDEVCGCNGVCKGAIVKAITGKGLFTLDDVKKHTKAASSCGSCAGLCEQILMSTLGSTYDATPKEKAVCGCTDLSHADVRRAVREHHLVTHRAAFDFLEWRTPNGCATCRPALNYYMLSTWPKEAVDDPQSRFVNERVHANIQKDNTFSVVPQMKGGVTNPSELRRIADVADKYRIPMVKVTGGQRIDLLGVKKEDLVNVWRDLGMSSGHAYGKSIRTVKTCVGSEFCRFGTQNSTQMGIDLETMLANMWSPHKVKLAVSGCPRNCAEAGIKDVGVIAVDSGWELYVGGNGGIKTEVAQFLAKVKTADEVKEYTGAFLQLYREEAYYLDRTVHYIERVGLDYVKQRVVADAANRRALYERLLYSLEGLPDPWQARIDGAQANEYRPLAPLHAEPANV, encoded by the coding sequence ATGCGCAAACCACGTCTGGTCGTCATCGGCAATGGCATGGCCGGCATCCGCACGCTCGAGGAGCTGCTGGAGATCGCGCCGAATCAGTACGACATCACCGTGTTCGGCGCCGAGCCGCATCCGAACTACAACCGCATCCTGCTCTCGCCGGTGCTGGCGGGGGAACAGTCGTTCGCCGACATCGTGCTCAACCCGCTCGACTGGTATGCGAGCCAGGGCATCACGCTGCATCTGGGCAAGGAAGTGACGCAGATCGATCGGCCCCGCCGTGTGGTGCGCTGCGCCGACGGCACCGAGGCACCGTACGACCGGCTGCTGATCGCCACCGGCTCGAGCCCGTTCATCCTGCCCGTGCCGGGCAAGGATCTGGACGGCGTGATCAGCTATCGCGACATTCGCGACACCGAGGTCATGATCGAGACGGCGCGCGTGAAGCGTCACGCGGTGGTGATCGGCGGCGGTCTGCTGGGGCTGGAAGCCGCCAACGGTCTCAAGCTGCGCGGCATGGACGTCACCGTCGTGCATCTGGCCGACACGCTGCTCGAACGCCAGCTCGACGGCACGGCCGGCAAACTCCTGCAGCAATCGCTCGAGGCGCGCGGCCTGACGTTTCGTCTGTCGCACCAGACGTCGGCCATTCTCGACGATGGTCACGGCCGCGTGAGCGGCGTGCGCTTCAGCAACGGCGAGGAAATCGCGGCCGACCTGGTCGTGATGGCCGCGGGGATCCGCCCGAACACCGCGCTCGCCGAAGCGGCGGGCCTCTATTGCTCGCGCGGCATCGTCGTGTCCGACACGTTGCAGACGTACGACCCGCGCATCTATGCCGTGGGCGAGTGTGTGAACCATCGCGGCGTGGCGTACGGTCTGGTCGCGCCGCTCTTCGAGCAGGCCAAGGTCTGCGCCAACCACCTCGCGCTCATGGGCATCGGCAGCTATCGCGGCTCGGTGCTCTCGACCAAGCTCAAGGTAACGGGTATCGACCTGTTCTCGGCCGGCGACTTCCTGGGCGGCGAAGGCACCGAAGAGATCGTGCTCTCCGACCCGGCCAGCGGCGTCTACAAGAAGCTGGTGATTCGAGACGACAAACTCGTCGGCGCGTGCCTGTATGGCGATACGGCCGACGGCGCGTGGTACTTCAAGCTGCTGCGCGAAGGGCGCACGTTGGGTGGGTTGCGCGAGCGCATCATGTTCGGCGAGTCGAGCGTGGGCGACGTCGGCACGCAAGGGCAGAACCGCGCGGCTGCGATGGCCGACACCGACGAGGTGTGCGGCTGCAATGGGGTGTGCAAGGGCGCCATCGTCAAGGCGATCACCGGGAAGGGCCTTTTTACGCTCGACGACGTGAAGAAGCACACCAAGGCCGCGAGCTCCTGCGGCTCGTGCGCCGGCCTGTGCGAGCAGATTCTGATGAGTACGCTCGGCTCGACCTACGACGCCACCCCGAAGGAGAAGGCGGTGTGCGGCTGCACCGATCTCTCGCATGCCGACGTGCGGCGCGCCGTTCGCGAGCACCATCTGGTCACGCATCGGGCCGCCTTCGACTTCCTCGAATGGCGCACGCCGAACGGTTGCGCGACGTGCCGCCCGGCGCTGAACTACTACATGCTGAGCACGTGGCCGAAGGAAGCGGTGGACGACCCGCAAAGCCGCTTCGTCAACGAGCGCGTGCACGCCAACATCCAGAAGGACAACACGTTCTCGGTCGTGCCGCAGATGAAGGGCGGCGTGACGAACCCGAGCGAGCTGCGGCGCATCGCCGACGTGGCCGACAAATATCGGATTCCGATGGTCAAGGTCACCGGCGGTCAGCGCATCGACCTGCTGGGCGTGAAGAAGGAGGATCTGGTCAACGTGTGGCGCGATCTGGGCATGTCGTCGGGACACGCCTACGGCAAGTCGATCCGTACGGTGAAGACGTGCGTGGGCAGCGAGTTCTGCCGCTTCGGCACGCAGAACAGCACGCAGATGGGCATCGACCTGGAGACGATGCTCGCCAACATGTGGTCGCCGCACAAGGTCAAGCTCGCCGTGTCGGGGTGTCCGCGCAACTGTGCCGAAGCCGGCATCAAGGACGTCGGCGTGATCGCCGTGGACTCGGGCTGGGAGCTGTATGTCGGCGGCAACGGCGGCATCAAGACCGAAGTGGCGCAGTTTCTCGCGAAGGTAAAGACGGCCGACGAGGTCAAGGAGTACACCGGCGCCTTCCTGCAGCTCTATCGCGAGGAGGCGTACTACCTGGATCGCACGGTGCACTACATCGAGCGCGTGGGACTCGACTACGTGAAGCAGCGAGTGGTGGCCGACGCCGCCAACCGTCGTGCCCTCTACGAAAGGCTGCTCTACTCCCTCGAAGGCCTGCCCGATCCGTGGCAGGCGCGCATCGACGGCGCACAAGCCAATGAATATCGTCCGCTCGCGCCCCTGCACGCGGAGCCCGCTAACGTCTGA
- a CDS encoding acyl-CoA dehydrogenase family protein, with amino-acid sequence MTSKGLDSESFDLLLATVQRFIRERLVPAENDVEEHDDVPPVIVDEMKKMGLFGLSIPEEYGGIGLSMAQEVRVAYEFGQTSLAFRSVFGTNVGIGSQGILIDGTDAQKRDLLPRVASGELIMSFALTEPDAGSDPAALKTRAVLDGDTYVIDGVKRFITNAPRAGAFTLMARTGGEGAGGISAFVVPADTPGLSLGKPDRKMGQRGTKTCDVILDGARVPAANIIGGEAGKGFKTAMKVLDRGRLHVAALACGMAQRILDESVAYARERKQFGQRIGDFQLVQAMLADSQAELYAGWSMVQDCAQRYDARPAGKRDADVSTRASCAKLFCTEMVGRVADRGVQVHGGAGYINEYKVERFYRDVRLLRLYEGTTQIQQLIIGRALMQAD; translated from the coding sequence ATGACATCGAAGGGACTGGATAGCGAATCGTTCGACCTGCTGCTCGCGACGGTGCAGCGCTTCATCCGCGAGCGGCTGGTGCCGGCGGAGAACGACGTCGAGGAGCACGACGACGTGCCCCCGGTCATCGTCGACGAGATGAAGAAAATGGGGCTGTTCGGCCTGTCGATCCCGGAGGAATACGGCGGCATCGGCCTGTCGATGGCGCAGGAGGTGCGCGTGGCCTACGAGTTCGGACAGACGTCGTTGGCGTTTCGCTCGGTATTCGGCACGAACGTCGGCATCGGGTCGCAGGGCATTCTGATCGACGGCACCGACGCGCAGAAGCGCGACCTGCTGCCGCGCGTGGCCAGCGGCGAGCTGATCATGTCGTTCGCGCTCACCGAGCCGGATGCCGGCTCGGATCCGGCGGCGCTCAAGACGCGCGCCGTGCTCGACGGCGATACCTATGTGATCGATGGCGTGAAGCGTTTCATCACCAACGCCCCACGCGCGGGCGCGTTCACGCTGATGGCGCGCACCGGTGGCGAAGGCGCGGGCGGCATCTCGGCCTTCGTCGTCCCGGCCGACACGCCTGGACTGTCGCTCGGCAAGCCGGACAGGAAGATGGGCCAGCGCGGCACGAAGACCTGCGACGTCATTCTCGACGGTGCGCGCGTGCCGGCCGCGAACATCATCGGCGGCGAAGCGGGCAAGGGCTTCAAGACGGCCATGAAGGTGCTCGACCGTGGGCGCCTGCACGTGGCGGCGCTCGCCTGCGGCATGGCGCAGCGCATTCTCGACGAGTCGGTCGCCTACGCGCGCGAGCGCAAGCAGTTCGGTCAGCGCATCGGCGACTTCCAGCTCGTGCAGGCGATGCTCGCCGACAGTCAGGCCGAACTCTATGCCGGCTGGTCGATGGTGCAGGACTGCGCGCAACGATACGACGCCCGGCCTGCAGGCAAGCGCGATGCCGACGTGAGCACGCGCGCGTCGTGCGCGAAGCTCTTCTGCACCGAGATGGTCGGACGTGTGGCCGACCGCGGCGTGCAGGTCCACGGAGGCGCCGGCTACATCAACGAGTACAAGGTCGAGCGCTTCTACCGCGACGTGCGCCTGCTGCGCCTGTACGAAGGCACCACGCAGATTCAGCAACTCATCATCGGCCGCGCGCTGATGCAGGCCGACTGA
- a CDS encoding MarR family winged helix-turn-helix transcriptional regulator, whose amino-acid sequence MTSLESLRFAFTSHLLLAGKQWRQLSQGAIVEYGISAASAGPLLFIRRLGQGVRQVELAEYVGLEGASLVRLLDQLCAAGLVRREVDASDRRANALRLTEAGEALAEKLESELSQLRAKVFASISREDFEAVLRVFEALSSAAGPDATILAMEPPKK is encoded by the coding sequence ATGACCTCCCTGGAATCGCTCCGCTTCGCCTTTACGAGCCACCTGCTGCTGGCAGGCAAACAGTGGCGCCAGTTGTCGCAGGGCGCCATCGTCGAATACGGCATTTCCGCGGCGAGCGCGGGCCCGTTGCTGTTCATCCGCCGGCTCGGCCAAGGGGTGCGGCAGGTCGAGCTCGCCGAATACGTCGGCCTCGAAGGCGCTTCGCTGGTGCGGCTGCTCGACCAGTTGTGCGCCGCCGGGCTCGTGCGGCGCGAGGTGGACGCCAGCGACCGGCGCGCCAACGCCCTTCGGCTCACGGAGGCCGGCGAGGCGCTCGCCGAAAAGCTCGAAAGCGAACTCAGCCAGTTGCGCGCGAAGGTCTTCGCGAGCATCTCGCGTGAGGACTTCGAAGCGGTGCTGCGCGTATTCGAAGCCCTCTCCAGCGCGGCCGGTCCGGATGCGACCATCCTCGCGATGGAGCCTCCCAAGAAGTAA
- a CDS encoding FUSC family protein, which translates to MFTWPSSRDWIFSIKAFVASMLALYIALALGLPRPYWAMATVYIVSHPLTGATRSKALYRVLGTLLGAAASIAFVPALVNTPELLMAAVGLWTGTLLYISLLHRSPRSYVFLLASYTLPLIALPAVNTPDVIFDIAIARSEEIILGIVCASVVGAVVLPTSVAKVLHDRSARWLTDAARWTADMLSADPDGKATRHLSRHRMAADILALDQLISQLSYDADTSARVSDAQELRGRMTMMMPVLSTVASLVQTLRRQPQGVPDALAAKMADVVAWLRRGAPSPAPAHLLSPPQAAGEASDWYGALVAATEDRLRSLVQLWQDCATLQRRFGQPDGAPEWSPAFPYWELGGARHYDHGLLLFSTVSAALCTFLMGMAWIYTGWNDGAAGVSLGAVACCFFAAMDEPAPFIRSFFWATAVCVVFAAVYVFFILTNAHDFGLLVSLFAVPYLLLGTLIPQPRFTMVAMLVAVNTASFVGIQGGYSADFSAFFNSNIAGLAGVLFALLWTLQTRPFGTRVAMRRLIHASWRDIARNALGRSVAEHGRLRARLLDRLGQLVPRLAASESETSSDGFTEVRVELSALALQRELPHLNPSQRSAVEAALNDVARFYQARLDEAASRPDAALQDRLLGAVRSLVAHSDQASRSARASLMDIHVALFPATRPRSAQ; encoded by the coding sequence GTGTTCACCTGGCCTTCCTCCCGCGACTGGATTTTCTCGATCAAGGCGTTCGTTGCCTCGATGCTGGCGCTGTACATCGCGCTCGCGCTCGGCCTGCCGCGCCCGTACTGGGCCATGGCCACCGTGTACATCGTGTCGCACCCCCTCACCGGCGCGACCCGCTCCAAGGCGCTGTACCGCGTGCTCGGCACGCTGCTCGGCGCCGCCGCGTCCATCGCCTTCGTGCCGGCACTCGTCAATACACCCGAACTGTTGATGGCCGCCGTGGGCCTGTGGACGGGCACACTGCTCTACATCTCGCTGCTGCATCGTTCGCCGCGCAGCTACGTGTTCCTGCTCGCGTCGTACACGCTACCGCTCATCGCCCTGCCCGCGGTCAATACGCCGGACGTCATCTTCGACATCGCCATTGCGCGCTCGGAGGAGATCATTCTCGGCATCGTCTGCGCGAGCGTGGTCGGCGCGGTCGTCCTGCCCACGAGTGTGGCGAAGGTGCTGCACGACCGCTCGGCGCGCTGGCTCACCGACGCCGCGCGCTGGACTGCAGACATGCTCTCGGCGGACCCCGATGGCAAGGCGACGCGCCACCTGAGCCGCCACCGCATGGCGGCCGACATCCTGGCGCTCGACCAGTTGATCAGCCAGCTCTCCTACGACGCCGATACGTCGGCGCGCGTGAGCGATGCGCAGGAACTGCGCGGACGCATGACGATGATGATGCCGGTGCTCTCGACGGTGGCGTCGCTCGTGCAGACGCTGCGCCGGCAGCCGCAGGGCGTGCCCGACGCGCTCGCAGCGAAAATGGCCGACGTGGTCGCATGGCTGCGGCGCGGCGCTCCCTCGCCCGCGCCGGCACATCTGCTCAGCCCGCCGCAAGCGGCCGGCGAGGCATCCGACTGGTATGGCGCGCTGGTCGCGGCCACCGAGGATCGCCTGCGCTCGCTCGTGCAGCTCTGGCAAGACTGCGCGACGCTGCAACGCCGCTTCGGCCAGCCCGACGGCGCCCCCGAATGGTCACCGGCCTTCCCGTACTGGGAACTCGGCGGCGCACGTCACTACGACCACGGCCTGTTGCTGTTCTCAACGGTTTCGGCCGCGCTGTGCACGTTCCTGATGGGCATGGCGTGGATCTACACCGGCTGGAATGACGGAGCGGCCGGCGTGTCGCTCGGCGCGGTGGCCTGCTGCTTCTTCGCGGCGATGGACGAACCGGCGCCCTTCATCCGCTCGTTCTTCTGGGCGACGGCCGTATGCGTCGTGTTCGCCGCCGTGTACGTGTTCTTCATCCTGACGAACGCCCACGATTTCGGCCTGCTCGTCTCTCTCTTCGCCGTGCCCTACCTGTTGCTCGGCACGCTCATTCCGCAGCCGCGCTTCACGATGGTGGCGATGCTCGTGGCCGTCAACACGGCGAGCTTCGTCGGCATTCAGGGAGGCTACAGCGCCGACTTCAGCGCGTTCTTCAACAGCAACATCGCCGGGCTGGCCGGCGTGCTGTTCGCCCTGCTGTGGACCTTGCAGACGCGCCCCTTCGGCACGCGCGTGGCAATGCGTCGCCTGATTCACGCGAGCTGGCGCGACATCGCGAGGAACGCGCTCGGCCGTTCGGTCGCGGAGCACGGACGCCTGCGTGCACGTTTGCTCGACCGGCTCGGCCAACTCGTGCCGCGTCTGGCGGCGAGCGAGAGCGAGACCTCGAGCGATGGCTTCACCGAAGTGCGCGTCGAACTCTCGGCGCTCGCCCTGCAGCGCGAGCTGCCGCATCTGAATCCGTCGCAGCGCAGCGCCGTCGAGGCCGCGCTCAACGACGTGGCGCGCTTCTATCAGGCGCGGCTCGACGAGGCGGCGAGCCGACCCGACGCCGCGCTGCAAGACAGACTGCTGGGCGCGGTGCGCTCGCTGGTGGCCCATAGCGATCAGGCGTCGCGCAGTGCACGCGCATCGCTCATGGACATCCACGTCGCGCTGTTCCCGGCCACGCGACCCCGGAGTGCTCAATGA
- a CDS encoding DUF1656 domain-containing protein, with product MSGEIDIYGVFVPMLLALMVVAFVATGALRFVLARLGFYKLVWHRSLFNLAVYIIALGGIVAIARACQP from the coding sequence ATGAGCGGAGAGATCGATATCTACGGCGTGTTCGTGCCGATGCTGCTGGCGCTGATGGTCGTCGCCTTCGTGGCGACCGGTGCGCTGCGCTTCGTGCTCGCACGTCTGGGCTTCTACAAGCTCGTCTGGCACCGTTCGCTATTCAACCTCGCTGTGTACATCATCGCGCTGGGCGGTATCGTCGCCATCGCGCGGGCCTGCCAACCATGA